The DNA sequence TGTCAGACAGGATCTCTGCTGTTGAAGAAGAGCTGCAGAAACCCAGCGTGCCATTCCTCAGCAGTTATAAAGCCACTCAGACCAGAGCCAGAGTCCAGCGCTCACTGTCAGATCCACAGCTGCTCTCAGGAGCGCTGATAGATGTGgccaaacacctgggcaacctgTCCTTCAGAGTCTGGGAGAAGATGAAGGACAAGGTCCACTTCAGTCCTGTCATTCTGGACCCAAACACTGCAAACTGctggctctgtctgtctgatgatCTGACCAGTGTGAGACGTGGAGACACAAAGCAGCAGCTTCCTGACAATCCAGAGAGAAACACTAAGTATGCCCTTGTTCTGGGCTCTGAGGGCTTCAGCTCAGGGAAACACAGCTgggaggtggaggtgggagACCATCCTGACTGGACTGTAGGTTTGGCTAAAGAGTCAGTTGACAGGAAGGGAGAGACATTTGTCTTACCAAAATATGGATTCTGGTGTTTAAGGCATGACAGTGGAAAATACACGGATGTTGTTGGTGAGACTGTCGGAGTGAAGAAGAGTCTCCAGAGGATCAGAGTCCAGCTGGACTATGACAGAGGGGAGGTGTCCTTCTACGACCCTGAAGACATGACTCACATCTGCACTCACAGATTCACTTGGTCTGTTGCCTGAGTTTGTTCCTGCTGTTTTTGGAcctctgtttgtaagtgtgctctctttttgttaataaatcgTTGGACTATATCTGCTCAGCTCtggtgtcctgcgtttgggttctcAACCTGCTCAACCAAAACTACGACACTTAGTCCAAGGACTTTGTGGACATGTTTTTGGATTTCATGGCGCTGAAGAGCACGTGGGAGGGGACTAGAGACGAGGGCTTCAAAAGAGCAATTGGTTCCAAGGCTCAGCAAATGGCGACAGCCGAGCCACAGCTGAAGGACTATTTGTTTGGCCACGAGGTTGTTTTCCTCCACGCCTCTGCTTCCTCCCCTGCATCTCAGCCTGCTAGCGCCCCAGCGGCTAGCCACCCACCTGGCCTGCCCGGCCCGCTAGCCCTGCTTGCCGCCTGCCTGATCTGTGGTCCGTGGTCTGATCGATGCCTGTTCCTGGttcctcgtcggtggtccgaccagtTCCTGCACTGAGgtctccgtcggtggtccgaccagtTCCTGTCTGTGGTCCCACTGACACCAGCTCTAGGATCTCCGTTGGTGGTCAAACCGATTCCTGCTCCTCGGGTACGGTCCATGGTCTCCAGCCCTGCCGTCCTGACGGTGGTCAGTCTCCGGACCTCAGGCCAGAGAGATCTCTTCTTCGCCGCCGGCCTCCAGCGAGGATTTGCCTTCGCAGCCAGGCTCCAGCTCAGCCCCCAGTGGGTTTCCCACCTCACTGTTGGCCGTTCTGCCAACCCCCGGAACTCTGCCAGTTGGATCCACGTTTGGGTCATCCCTCTGATCTGCCCAGCCTGTTTGGTCGTCCTCCAGGTCGACCTCCTGAACTGTTTTGCCCTCTGACGTGCTCGGTGGACCTGTTCTGCATGTTGGGCCATCCTCCTGGACTTTATGACCCCCCCCTGCCCTGTTCTCAGCCACCAGCCTGAGTGTTCCCTGTTTGGCCCCCCTGTCTGCTCCCTGGACTAACTGTCTCTTTttctggccctcctcctgttctccctCCACCCACTCTGGTTCGACTTGAGTTTGGGTTCTCAACCTGCTCAACCACCACTACTGCACATAACCGACCGATAGTAATAATAGTGAGTTTAGTCTCatgtttaaaattttttacCCAGTGAATTTTACAGAGGCCTACGCTGGGGATGATAAGGagttgaaaataaatgaaatttaaacaaACCCTTTCCTTTGCTGTCGTGGTAACAGGTTGTTCTATATTTAATCCAACTGGATTAAATAAACACAGTCGTTGTTTATGAGCAGTTTCATTCTTTATTTGGTGAAAGAAAATTACAGATCACATTTGAcccattttgtcttttgtgttgGTCTTCCTTCAGACACCTGTACATGGAAATTGTCCT is a window from the Micropterus dolomieu isolate WLL.071019.BEF.003 ecotype Adirondacks unplaced genomic scaffold, ASM2129224v1 contig_13799, whole genome shotgun sequence genome containing:
- the LOC123966612 gene encoding butyrophilin subfamily 2 member A2-like encodes the protein MKDKVHFSPVILDPNTANCWLCLSDDLTSVRRGDTKQQLPDNPERNTKYALVLGSEGFSSGKHSWEVEVGDHPDWTVGLAKESVDRKGETFVLPKYGFWCLRHDSGKYTDVVGETVGVKKSLQRIRVQLDYDRGEVSFYDPEDMTHICTHRFTWSVA